From a single Candidatus Aminicenantes bacterium genomic region:
- a CDS encoding C-GCAxxG-C-C family protein: MKNKSEEAVAMMVEGFNCAQSVLSVFCEDFHLDRPTALKLATGFGAGMANQQEICGAVTGAIMAIGLKHGRSHASDLEAKEQTYFLTRELMASFKAKFGSCYCRELLPGIDLATAAGHALYKEKNLAEKVCRPCVAEAVRILENILAQPRRSDLRYNE, translated from the coding sequence ATGAAAAATAAAAGTGAAGAAGCCGTGGCGATGATGGTTGAGGGATTCAATTGCGCGCAGTCGGTGCTGAGTGTTTTCTGTGAAGACTTTCATCTGGATAGACCGACGGCCCTTAAGTTGGCCACCGGTTTTGGTGCCGGCATGGCCAACCAGCAGGAAATCTGCGGAGCGGTGACCGGCGCCATTATGGCCATCGGCCTCAAGCACGGCCGAAGCCATGCAAGCGACCTAGAGGCCAAGGAGCAGACGTACTTCCTGACGCGGGAATTGATGGCCAGCTTCAAGGCCAAATTCGGTTCTTGCTATTGCCGGGAGCTGCTCCCAGGCATCGACCTGGCTACCGCGGCCGGCCATGCGCTCTACAAGGAAAAAAACCTCGCAGAAAAAGTGTGCCGCCCCTGCGTGGCCGAAGCGGTGCGCATCCTGGAAAACATCCTGGCGCAACCGCGGCGGTCCGATTTGCGTTATAATGAATAA
- a CDS encoding 2-oxoisovalerate dehydrogenase, whose amino-acid sequence MMSEIIFSIENSDEGGFIAKALGFPIFTEGETFQELKDNIIDAVKCHFDPKELPHVVRLHIVKDEVMAL is encoded by the coding sequence ATGATGAGCGAAATCATATTTAGCATAGAGAATTCCGATGAAGGTGGATTTATCGCCAAAGCTTTGGGTTTCCCCATATTCACTGAAGGCGAAACTTTTCAGGAGTTGAAGGATAATATCATCGATGCGGTCAAGTGCCATTTCGACCCTAAGGAACTTCCGCATGTCGTACGCCTGCACATTGTAAAAGATGAAGTAATGGCTTTATGA
- a CDS encoding type II toxin-antitoxin system HicA family toxin produces MKLPREISGLELAGLLKKYGYQISRQTGSHMRLTTMQQGEHHITIPAHQYLKIGTLSGILSAVADHLQIKKTDLMDDLF; encoded by the coding sequence ATGAAGCTCCCCCGGGAAATCAGTGGTTTGGAATTGGCCGGATTGCTGAAAAAATACGGTTATCAAATATCCCGGCAAACCGGAAGCCATATGCGTTTGACCACCATGCAACAAGGCGAACACCATATCACCATCCCGGCTCATCAATACCTGAAGATCGGTACCTTGAGCGGAATTTTGAGTGCTGTTGCCGACCATTTACAAATAAAAAAAACCGATTTGATGGATGATTTGTTCTAA